The following proteins are co-located in the Wenzhouxiangella marina genome:
- the blaOXA gene encoding class D beta-lactamase, protein MTKPTFLLLGAALLSLLDQTAIADEPWQARADWADLFNSRGVEGTLVVHDLRSDERWAHNPDRAATRFGPASTFKIPHMLFALDAGLVNDEFDHFEWDGVERVISAWNQDQTPRSSMRNSAVWVYQDFARALGEDRERDYLERIDYGNADPGGGIDRFWLDGELAISPIEQIDFLERLYRNELPFSEAHQRLVKDFIITAAGRHWILRAKTGWQVLEDRQYGWWVGWVEFPDGPVFFATHIDLPEGGQDAPKRQAITRAALELLGAWPDP, encoded by the coding sequence ATGACCAAGCCGACCTTCCTGTTACTGGGCGCCGCCCTCCTCAGCCTGCTCGACCAGACCGCGATCGCCGATGAGCCATGGCAAGCCCGCGCCGACTGGGCCGATCTGTTCAACTCCCGAGGCGTGGAAGGCACGCTCGTCGTGCACGATCTGCGCTCGGATGAGCGCTGGGCCCACAACCCGGACCGCGCCGCCACGCGCTTCGGGCCCGCCTCCACCTTCAAGATCCCGCACATGCTCTTTGCCCTCGATGCGGGCCTGGTCAACGACGAGTTCGATCATTTCGAATGGGACGGCGTCGAACGGGTGATCTCGGCCTGGAACCAGGACCAGACGCCGCGCTCCTCGATGCGCAACTCGGCGGTCTGGGTCTACCAGGACTTCGCCCGCGCCCTCGGCGAAGACCGCGAGCGCGACTATCTGGAGAGAATCGACTACGGCAACGCCGACCCAGGCGGCGGCATCGATCGTTTCTGGCTCGACGGCGAGCTGGCCATTTCGCCGATCGAGCAGATCGACTTCCTCGAGCGCCTGTACCGCAACGAGCTGCCCTTCTCCGAGGCCCACCAGCGCCTGGTCAAGGACTTCATCATCACCGCCGCCGGCCGCCACTGGATCCTGCGCGCCAAGACCGGCTGGCAGGTGCTCGAGGACCGGCAGTACGGCTGGTGGGTCGGCTGGGTCGAATTCCCCGACGGCCCGGTGTTCTTCGCCACCCACATCGACTTGCCCGAAGGCGGGCAGGACGCGCCGAAGCGACAGGCGATCACGCGCGCGGCGCTCGAACTGCTGGGCGCCTGGCCGGACCCCTGA